A DNA window from Anastrepha ludens isolate Willacy chromosome 6, idAnaLude1.1, whole genome shotgun sequence contains the following coding sequences:
- the LOC128867699 gene encoding sodium-dependent dopamine transporter isoform X2, with product MSPTGQIAKTPTPRDEADGSDQRETWSGKVDFLLSVIGFAVDLANVWRFPYLCYKNGGGAFLVPYCIMLLVGGIPLFYMELALGQHNRKGAITCWGRLVPLFKGIGYAVVLIAFYVDFYYNVIIAWSLRFFFASFTKDLPWTSCTNPWNSDYCKPFEAQQNTILPMLPTMQPQNISTNITEIPFDNESTFGYNESKTLETTTTTERFQSAASEYFNRYILELNRSTGLDDLGPIKWDMAVCLLVVYLICYFSLWKGISTSGKVVWFTALFPYVVLLILLIRGITLPGSAMGIKYYLNPNFDAIYKAEVWVDAATQVFFSLGPGFGVLLAYASYNKYHNNVYKDALLTSCINSATSFIAGFVIFSVLGYMAHTSGQNIEDVATEGPGLVFVVYPAAIATMPGSTFWALIFFMMLLTLGLDSSFGGSEAIITALSDEFPKIGRNREIFVAILFSLYFVVGLASCTHGGFYFFQLLDRYAAGYSILIAVFFESIAVSWIYGTNRFCEDIRDMIGFPPGKYWQVCWRYVAPLFLLFIIVYGLIGYEPLTYEDYTYPVWANALGWCIAGSSVIMIPAVAVIMILKTPGSLKQRLKILTTPWRDQQVSINGVTAEATQVRLTDAKEGAEV from the exons ATGTCACCGACCGGACAAATAGCTAAGACACCAACACCACGGGACGAGGCAGATGGTAGCGATCAGCGGGAGACATGGAGCGGCAAAGTCGATTTTCTGTTATCGGTTATTGGATTCGCAGTCGATTTGGCAAACGTTTGGCGATTTCCTTATTTATGTTACAAAAATGGCGGTG GCGCCTTTCTAGTGCCATATTGCATTATGCTTCTGGTCGGTGGTATACCGTTGTTTTACATGGAACTAGCCTTAGGCCAACATAATCGTAAAGGTGCCATTACTTGCTGGGGGCGCCTGGTGCCGCTCTTTAAAG GAATCGGCTATGCAGTGGTGCTGATCGCTTTctatgttgatttctactatAATGTCATAATCGCTTGGAGCTTACGTTTCTTCTTTGCCTCGTTCACAAAAGACTTGCCTTGGACGTCGTGTACAAATCCATGGAATTCCGACTATTGCAAACCG TTTGAAGCTCAACAAAATACAATACTTCCCATGCTACCAACGATGCAGCCACAAAATATTTCTACAAACATTACCGAAATTCCATTCGATAATGAGTCCACATTCGGCTACAACGAAAGTAAAACTTTGGAAACTACAACGACTACAGAGCGATTTCAATCAGCTGCATCGGAATATTTCAA CCGTTATATACTGGAATTAAACCGCAGTACCGGTCTAGATGATCTCGGACCCATCAAATGGGACATGGCCGTTTGTCTGCTGGTTGTCTATCTCATCTGTTATTTCTCATTGTGGAAAGGGATTAGTACATCGGGTAAGGTTGTGTGGTTCACGGCGCTCTTCCCCTACGTTGTGCTGCTGATATTGCTCATACGTGGCATTACACTGCCCGGCTCTGCAATGGGTATTAAGTACTATTTGAATCCAAACTTTGATGCAATCTACAAAGCGGAAGTGTGGGTCGATGCGGCGACCCAGGTGTTCTTCTCATTGGGTCCGGGATTTGGTGTGTTATTGGCTTATGCATCCTACAATAAATATCACAATAATGTTTATAA AGACGCATTACTCACCAGTTGCATCAATTCGGCCACCAGTTTCATTGCTGGATTTGTGATATTCTCTGTTCTCGGCTATATGGCACACACATCCGGACAAAATATAGAAGATGTCGCCACAGAAGGGCCGGGTTTGGTGTTTGTCGTCTATCCAGCGGCAATTGCTACAATGCCGGGCAGCACTTTTTGGGcgctgatattttttatgatgctGCTGACATTGGGTTTGGATAGCTCG TTTGGCGGTTCAGAGGCCATCATAACGGCCTTGAGTGATGAATTTCCCAAGATCGGCAGAAACCGTGAGATTTTCGTCGCCATTCTCTTTTCGCTGTATTTCGTTGTAGGCTTAGCTAGTTGCACTCATGGTGGAttctacttttttcaattactGGATCGCTATGCGGCGGGATATTCTATACTCATAGCCGTTTTCTTTGAGTCGATAGCCGTTTCGTGGATCTACG GCACAAATCGCTTTTGCGAAGATATACGCGACATGATCGGCTTTCCGCCAGGCAAATACTGGCAAGTTTGTTGGCGCTATGTAGCGCCATTGTTCCTACTGTTCATCATAGTTTATGGGTTGATCGGTTATGAGCCGCTAACGTACGAAGACTACACCTATCCAGTGTGGGCCAATGCGTTGGGCTGGTGCATAGCGGGCTCCTCCGTGATAATGATACCTGCGGTGGCGGTTATCATGATTCTTAAAACGCCGGGTAGCCTAAAGCAG CGCTTGAAAATACTCACAACACCTTGGCGGGATCAGCAGGTCTCAATCAATGGCGTAACAGCGGAGGCGACACAAGTGCGACTCACAGATGCTAAAGAAGGTGCTGAAGTTTGA
- the LOC128867699 gene encoding sodium-dependent dopamine transporter isoform X1 — translation MPAVVYSGVNVNPDLECGVDEEEDIALAMSPTGQIAKTPTPRDEADGSDQRETWSGKVDFLLSVIGFAVDLANVWRFPYLCYKNGGGAFLVPYCIMLLVGGIPLFYMELALGQHNRKGAITCWGRLVPLFKGIGYAVVLIAFYVDFYYNVIIAWSLRFFFASFTKDLPWTSCTNPWNSDYCKPFEAQQNTILPMLPTMQPQNISTNITEIPFDNESTFGYNESKTLETTTTTERFQSAASEYFNRYILELNRSTGLDDLGPIKWDMAVCLLVVYLICYFSLWKGISTSGKVVWFTALFPYVVLLILLIRGITLPGSAMGIKYYLNPNFDAIYKAEVWVDAATQVFFSLGPGFGVLLAYASYNKYHNNVYKDALLTSCINSATSFIAGFVIFSVLGYMAHTSGQNIEDVATEGPGLVFVVYPAAIATMPGSTFWALIFFMMLLTLGLDSSFGGSEAIITALSDEFPKIGRNREIFVAILFSLYFVVGLASCTHGGFYFFQLLDRYAAGYSILIAVFFESIAVSWIYGTNRFCEDIRDMIGFPPGKYWQVCWRYVAPLFLLFIIVYGLIGYEPLTYEDYTYPVWANALGWCIAGSSVIMIPAVAVIMILKTPGSLKQRLKILTTPWRDQQVSINGVTAEATQVRLTDAKEGAEV, via the exons ATTTAGAGTGCGGCGTCGACGAAGAAGAGGACATCGCCTTGGCGATGTCACCGACCGGACAAATAGCTAAGACACCAACACCACGGGACGAGGCAGATGGTAGCGATCAGCGGGAGACATGGAGCGGCAAAGTCGATTTTCTGTTATCGGTTATTGGATTCGCAGTCGATTTGGCAAACGTTTGGCGATTTCCTTATTTATGTTACAAAAATGGCGGTG GCGCCTTTCTAGTGCCATATTGCATTATGCTTCTGGTCGGTGGTATACCGTTGTTTTACATGGAACTAGCCTTAGGCCAACATAATCGTAAAGGTGCCATTACTTGCTGGGGGCGCCTGGTGCCGCTCTTTAAAG GAATCGGCTATGCAGTGGTGCTGATCGCTTTctatgttgatttctactatAATGTCATAATCGCTTGGAGCTTACGTTTCTTCTTTGCCTCGTTCACAAAAGACTTGCCTTGGACGTCGTGTACAAATCCATGGAATTCCGACTATTGCAAACCG TTTGAAGCTCAACAAAATACAATACTTCCCATGCTACCAACGATGCAGCCACAAAATATTTCTACAAACATTACCGAAATTCCATTCGATAATGAGTCCACATTCGGCTACAACGAAAGTAAAACTTTGGAAACTACAACGACTACAGAGCGATTTCAATCAGCTGCATCGGAATATTTCAA CCGTTATATACTGGAATTAAACCGCAGTACCGGTCTAGATGATCTCGGACCCATCAAATGGGACATGGCCGTTTGTCTGCTGGTTGTCTATCTCATCTGTTATTTCTCATTGTGGAAAGGGATTAGTACATCGGGTAAGGTTGTGTGGTTCACGGCGCTCTTCCCCTACGTTGTGCTGCTGATATTGCTCATACGTGGCATTACACTGCCCGGCTCTGCAATGGGTATTAAGTACTATTTGAATCCAAACTTTGATGCAATCTACAAAGCGGAAGTGTGGGTCGATGCGGCGACCCAGGTGTTCTTCTCATTGGGTCCGGGATTTGGTGTGTTATTGGCTTATGCATCCTACAATAAATATCACAATAATGTTTATAA AGACGCATTACTCACCAGTTGCATCAATTCGGCCACCAGTTTCATTGCTGGATTTGTGATATTCTCTGTTCTCGGCTATATGGCACACACATCCGGACAAAATATAGAAGATGTCGCCACAGAAGGGCCGGGTTTGGTGTTTGTCGTCTATCCAGCGGCAATTGCTACAATGCCGGGCAGCACTTTTTGGGcgctgatattttttatgatgctGCTGACATTGGGTTTGGATAGCTCG TTTGGCGGTTCAGAGGCCATCATAACGGCCTTGAGTGATGAATTTCCCAAGATCGGCAGAAACCGTGAGATTTTCGTCGCCATTCTCTTTTCGCTGTATTTCGTTGTAGGCTTAGCTAGTTGCACTCATGGTGGAttctacttttttcaattactGGATCGCTATGCGGCGGGATATTCTATACTCATAGCCGTTTTCTTTGAGTCGATAGCCGTTTCGTGGATCTACG GCACAAATCGCTTTTGCGAAGATATACGCGACATGATCGGCTTTCCGCCAGGCAAATACTGGCAAGTTTGTTGGCGCTATGTAGCGCCATTGTTCCTACTGTTCATCATAGTTTATGGGTTGATCGGTTATGAGCCGCTAACGTACGAAGACTACACCTATCCAGTGTGGGCCAATGCGTTGGGCTGGTGCATAGCGGGCTCCTCCGTGATAATGATACCTGCGGTGGCGGTTATCATGATTCTTAAAACGCCGGGTAGCCTAAAGCAG CGCTTGAAAATACTCACAACACCTTGGCGGGATCAGCAGGTCTCAATCAATGGCGTAACAGCGGAGGCGACACAAGTGCGACTCACAGATGCTAAAGAAGGTGCTGAAGTTTGA